In Elusimicrobium sp. An273, a genomic segment contains:
- a CDS encoding ABC transporter ATP-binding protein, translated as MIEIIGLKKSFGTKEVLKNVNLKIEEGKTTCILGGSGSGKSTLIKCLIGLEQATGGQILVGGKDITKIRSEIKLAALRRRFGYLFQEGALFDSMTVGENVTFGLKYLTDTPEKDYPAVSKEKLALVGLQEDVAKLNPSELSGGMKKRVALARVLAVEPQVILYDEPTTGLDPIMSDIISDLIMDLKAKLGVTSVVITHDMHSAFKIADYIAFLYEGDILMYGTPEEFKHTDNPYVKQFVTGSSHGPIQMKLMKD; from the coding sequence ATGATTGAAATCATCGGGCTTAAAAAGAGTTTCGGAACGAAAGAAGTGTTAAAAAACGTCAACCTGAAAATAGAGGAAGGCAAAACGACCTGTATTTTGGGCGGTTCCGGCTCGGGCAAAAGCACGCTGATTAAATGCCTAATCGGTTTGGAACAGGCCACGGGCGGGCAAATTTTGGTAGGGGGAAAAGACATTACCAAAATCCGCAGCGAAATCAAACTGGCGGCTCTGCGCCGGCGGTTTGGGTATTTGTTTCAGGAAGGGGCGCTGTTTGACTCGATGACCGTGGGCGAAAACGTAACGTTCGGGCTGAAATACTTGACGGACACGCCGGAGAAAGATTACCCGGCCGTGAGCAAAGAAAAACTGGCGTTGGTGGGCCTGCAGGAAGACGTGGCCAAACTCAACCCCAGCGAGCTTTCCGGCGGAATGAAAAAGCGCGTGGCGCTGGCGCGCGTGCTGGCGGTGGAGCCGCAGGTGATTTTGTACGACGAGCCCACCACCGGGCTGGATCCGATTATGTCGGACATTATCAGCGATTTAATTATGGATTTGAAAGCCAAACTGGGGGTAACGTCGGTCGTCATTACGCACGACATGCACTCGGCTTTTAAGATAGCAGACTATATTGCCTTTCTGTACGAAGGGGATATTTTGATGTACGGCACGCCGGAAGAATTTAAACACACCGATAATCCGTATGTCAAACAATTTGTAACCGGCAGCAGCCACGGGCCGATACAAATGAAATTGATGAAAGACTGA
- a CDS encoding peptide MFS transporter, with protein MEQTAVKTKQPTGLWLLFMTELWERFSYYAMRSILILYMVYLLGMDKSGASNVYGTFTSLVYLSTLLGGFLADRYLGQKWATIWGGLMIAGGMFIMSVPTVAFLYIAMGLIILGNGFFKPNVVAIVGQLYEKNDARRDGGFTIFYMSVNIGAFFGPLLVGHLAAGGNYKAAFWIAGAGMVIGLFTFILGYKKFLLGKGAAPKDKPTFYKDPALWAIVLAIPMVVLYMQGHHTASYISFAVLAAAYYMYNKKVNRVKTENTAPLTRQEKQQIAVIGILAFFSIFFWAAFEQAGAALNLFAYEYTDRVISFFGHSWEIPANWFQSLNPLYVVIFAPLFSKLWIELAKKGIEPSTPAKFMVSLWLIALAFGVMLLGAFALVGNAKISLFYLAFTYLFQTFAELCISPVGKSMVTKLAPARFVSLLIGVWYLSNAVANKLAGVYSGYFQRISNEQFFLWLVIVPLAVSGLLLVFLKPIKKWMHGVH; from the coding sequence ATGGAACAAACAGCCGTAAAAACGAAACAACCCACCGGGCTTTGGCTCCTGTTTATGACCGAGCTCTGGGAACGCTTCAGCTACTATGCCATGCGCAGTATCCTGATTTTGTATATGGTGTATCTGCTCGGGATGGACAAGAGCGGCGCTTCCAACGTATACGGAACGTTTACCAGTTTGGTTTATCTTTCCACTTTGCTGGGCGGTTTCTTAGCCGACCGATACCTGGGCCAAAAATGGGCCACCATTTGGGGCGGACTGATGATTGCGGGCGGGATGTTCATCATGAGCGTGCCCACCGTGGCTTTCCTCTATATCGCCATGGGGCTCATTATTTTGGGGAACGGTTTTTTCAAACCCAATGTGGTGGCCATTGTCGGGCAGTTATATGAAAAGAACGACGCCCGGCGCGACGGCGGATTTACGATTTTTTACATGAGCGTCAACATCGGCGCCTTCTTCGGGCCGCTGCTGGTGGGCCATTTGGCGGCAGGGGGCAACTATAAAGCGGCCTTCTGGATTGCCGGGGCCGGAATGGTGATTGGCCTGTTTACCTTTATTTTGGGATACAAAAAATTCCTCTTGGGCAAAGGGGCCGCTCCCAAAGACAAACCGACTTTCTACAAAGACCCCGCCCTCTGGGCCATCGTGCTGGCCATTCCGATGGTCGTTTTGTATATGCAGGGGCATCACACCGCTTCTTACATTTCCTTTGCGGTGCTGGCCGCTGCCTACTATATGTACAACAAAAAGGTCAACCGGGTAAAAACCGAAAACACCGCCCCGCTGACCCGGCAGGAAAAACAGCAGATCGCCGTAATCGGCATTTTGGCGTTTTTCAGCATTTTCTTCTGGGCCGCGTTTGAACAGGCGGGGGCGGCGCTGAACCTGTTTGCCTACGAATATACCGACCGCGTCATCTCCTTCTTTGGCCACAGCTGGGAAATTCCGGCCAACTGGTTTCAAAGCTTAAACCCGCTGTACGTGGTCATTTTTGCGCCGTTGTTTTCCAAATTATGGATTGAACTGGCCAAAAAAGGCATAGAACCCTCCACTCCGGCCAAGTTTATGGTGTCGCTGTGGCTGATTGCCTTGGCTTTTGGCGTAATGCTGCTGGGCGCGTTTGCACTGGTGGGAAATGCCAAAATCAGCTTGTTCTATTTGGCGTTTACGTACCTGTTCCAGACGTTTGCCGAACTGTGCATTTCGCCGGTGGGCAAATCCATGGTTACCAAACTGGCGCCGGCGCGGTTTGTATCGCTGCTGATTGGGGTGTGGTACTTGTCCAACGCGGTAGCCAACAAATTGGCGGGGGTGTACTCCGGCTATTTCCAGCGCATCAGCAACGAACAGTTCTTCCTGTGGCTGGTGATTGTGCCGCTGGCGGTATCCGGGCTTTTGCTGGTGTTTTTAAAACCCATCAAAAAATGGATGCACGGCGTACACTAA
- the dnaB gene encoding replicative DNA helicase, whose translation MASNLLEERIPPQAIDAEMAVLGSMLLDADAVTEALEILKPEHFYKEAHQKIFAAMKALADRSQAVDIITLTEELKKHHQLTQLGGEVYLTQLVDKVSTAAHVKHYAQIVYKKFVVRDLIRTATGLVQRCYKEEDDDPQILIDEAADQIYRLSQKQKLSGFISSKELAPEVIEILEKAVRNKSAIQGVPTGLDEFDRKTGGLRKSDLIILGARPSQGKTALALNIAHHACVDCNIPVAFFSLEMGRHIIFERMLGAAAMVEIYKLRTGYYEQSKWSDLTRELGRLASAPMYIDDTSGISITELRMRSRRLATELKKQGKELGLIVIDYLQLIRGGERRAESRQQEVSEISRMLKDLARTLNVPVLALSQLSRKNEDKSRTDNKPQLSDLRESGSIEQDADVVALIHREAYYKRDDESLKNKATLIIAKQRNGPVGDIDLAFFGEYALFTNPAPEHMENAQEMSGNTMMSLPE comes from the coding sequence ATGGCCAGTAATTTGTTGGAAGAACGTATCCCGCCGCAAGCCATTGATGCGGAAATGGCCGTCTTGGGCTCTATGCTGTTGGACGCCGACGCCGTGACGGAAGCTTTGGAAATTTTAAAGCCGGAACATTTTTATAAAGAAGCCCACCAGAAGATTTTTGCCGCCATGAAAGCTTTGGCCGACCGCAGCCAGGCCGTGGATATTATCACGCTGACGGAAGAATTAAAGAAGCACCACCAGCTTACGCAGCTGGGGGGCGAGGTGTATTTAACCCAGCTGGTGGACAAAGTTTCCACGGCGGCGCACGTCAAGCATTACGCCCAGATTGTGTATAAAAAGTTTGTCGTGCGCGATTTAATCCGCACCGCCACGGGCCTGGTGCAGCGCTGCTATAAAGAGGAAGACGACGACCCGCAAATTTTAATTGACGAAGCGGCCGACCAAATTTACCGCCTCAGCCAGAAGCAAAAACTGTCCGGTTTTATTTCCTCCAAAGAACTGGCGCCCGAAGTAATAGAAATCTTGGAAAAAGCCGTGCGCAACAAAAGCGCCATCCAAGGGGTGCCCACGGGGCTGGATGAGTTTGACCGCAAAACCGGCGGGTTGCGCAAGTCGGATTTAATTATTTTGGGGGCGCGCCCCAGCCAGGGGAAAACGGCCTTGGCCCTCAACATCGCCCACCATGCGTGCGTGGATTGCAACATTCCGGTGGCGTTTTTCTCGCTGGAAATGGGGCGGCACATTATTTTTGAACGTATGCTGGGTGCGGCGGCCATGGTGGAAATTTACAAACTGCGCACCGGGTATTACGAACAGAGCAAATGGTCGGACTTAACGCGGGAGCTGGGCCGCTTGGCCTCGGCGCCGATGTATATTGACGATACGTCCGGCATTTCCATTACCGAACTTCGCATGCGCTCGCGCCGGTTGGCTACGGAATTAAAAAAACAGGGCAAGGAATTGGGGCTGATCGTGATTGATTACCTGCAGCTGATCCGCGGCGGAGAACGCCGCGCGGAAAGCCGCCAGCAGGAAGTGTCCGAAATTTCCCGCATGCTTAAGGACTTGGCCCGCACGCTTAACGTGCCGGTGCTGGCGCTTTCGCAGCTGAGCCGTAAAAATGAAGACAAATCCCGCACCGACAACAAACCCCAGCTTTCCGATTTGCGCGAGTCCGGCTCTATTGAACAGGACGCCGACGTGGTAGCCTTGATTCACCGCGAGGCGTATTACAAGCGCGACGATGAATCGCTTAAAAACAAAGCCACGCTGATTATTGCCAAACAGCGCAACGGCCCCGTGGGGGATATTGATTTGGCGTTCTTTGGCGAGTACGCCTTGTTTACCAACCCTGCGCCTGAACATATGGAAAATGCGCAAGAGATGAGCGGCAATACGATGATGTCGCTTCCGGAGTAA
- the rplI gene encoding 50S ribosomal protein L9, with translation MKVILKQNVKNLGMVGSIVDVKPGYARNFLIPHRLAELATEGAIKNWQLGAERRAKRIEAELAEARAIAEKLAGVVLPFTKTVNSDGVVFGSVNKADIYKALNALGHNISKDAIELNMPIKALGETEVGIYLKPTVTATIKVQINPLTTVEEKVADAKPEEKAEAVAEAK, from the coding sequence ATGAAAGTTATTTTGAAACAGAATGTAAAAAACCTGGGTATGGTGGGCAGCATCGTAGATGTGAAACCCGGCTATGCCCGCAACTTCTTGATCCCGCACCGCTTGGCGGAACTCGCCACCGAAGGCGCGATTAAGAACTGGCAGTTGGGCGCCGAAAGACGCGCCAAACGCATTGAAGCGGAACTGGCCGAAGCGCGCGCCATTGCCGAAAAATTGGCCGGTGTGGTGCTTCCGTTTACCAAAACCGTCAACAGCGACGGCGTGGTATTCGGTTCCGTCAACAAAGCCGATATCTACAAAGCCTTGAATGCTTTGGGGCACAACATCTCCAAGGATGCCATCGAGCTCAATATGCCGATTAAAGCTTTGGGTGAAACCGAAGTGGGCATTTATTTGAAGCCGACTGTTACCGCCACGATTAAAGTGCAGATTAACCCCTTGACCACGGTGGAAGAAAAAGTAGCCGATGCCAAGCCGGAAGAAAAAGCCGAAGCGGTTGCCGAAGCCAAATAA
- a CDS encoding single-stranded DNA-binding protein → MSAQIKLPEQNLVLLVGRLTRDPNVSFTQKGQAVCRCDIAVNRRYLDATTNEWKDDTVFVPVVVWGAAAERCKDRVKKGTPVQVEGRLTSSEYTDKNTGQTRKSLQVTARRIQILESGAAASYNQDAAPAAKDDVPTTDVMEDDVPF, encoded by the coding sequence ATGTCAGCACAAATCAAATTACCGGAACAGAACCTTGTACTTCTAGTCGGACGGTTAACACGTGACCCTAACGTGTCTTTTACACAGAAAGGTCAGGCAGTGTGCCGTTGTGATATTGCGGTCAACCGCAGATATTTGGATGCTACCACAAACGAGTGGAAGGACGACACGGTGTTTGTTCCCGTAGTGGTTTGGGGTGCTGCCGCCGAACGGTGTAAAGACCGGGTGAAAAAAGGGACTCCCGTACAAGTGGAAGGCCGCCTCACCAGCAGCGAATACACCGACAAAAATACCGGACAGACCCGCAAATCCTTGCAGGTAACCGCCCGGAGAATCCAAATACTGGAATCCGGCGCCGCGGCTTCGTATAACCAAGACGCTGCCCCGGCCGCCAAGGACGACGTCCCCACCACGGACGTGATGGAAGACGACGTGCCTTTTTAA
- a CDS encoding 3'-5' exonuclease — translation MQLSEIKFACLDTETTGLSPLEGGKICEIAVSVSQGGRVTEEFSTLINPDMPMHPDVVAIHGITNEMVASAPRFAAVLPKLLSLLDNCVIVAHNADFDVGFLKSEFAQCGMKFPPYPVLDTLKLARKSGRFAKNNLGCIAADLGINPQGWHRAMADTKMAEQIFYYFLTILSKHGVQTLEQLEPFQYKRWKDLIAVNKEN, via the coding sequence ATGCAGCTATCTGAAATTAAATTTGCTTGTTTGGATACCGAAACCACAGGCCTTTCTCCCTTAGAAGGAGGAAAAATCTGCGAGATAGCGGTTTCCGTTTCGCAGGGCGGGCGGGTGACAGAGGAATTTTCTACCCTCATCAACCCCGATATGCCCATGCACCCGGATGTGGTGGCCATTCACGGCATTACAAACGAAATGGTGGCGTCCGCCCCGCGGTTTGCGGCGGTGTTGCCCAAGCTGCTTTCGCTGTTGGATAATTGCGTGATTGTGGCGCACAACGCCGATTTTGATGTGGGGTTTTTAAAGAGCGAATTTGCCCAGTGCGGCATGAAGTTCCCGCCCTATCCGGTGTTGGATACGCTTAAGCTCGCGCGCAAGAGCGGGCGGTTTGCCAAAAACAACTTGGGCTGTATTGCGGCGGATTTGGGAATTAATCCGCAAGGGTGGCACCGGGCCATGGCCGATACGAAGATGGCTGAGCAGATTTTCTATTATTTTCTTACAATATTAAGTAAGCACGGCGTGCAAACGTTGGAACAGCTGGAGCCGTTCCAATACAAACGCTGGAAAGATTTGATAGCAGTAAATAAGGAGAATTAA
- a CDS encoding MlaE family ABC transporter permease, with product MFTAIGTYMTRMFDQIGGAAQMVRSSLFWLTHSRFEFRQAVDQSVTIGVESLGVTALTSLFTGMVLALQAGNTIGNIFGEPIFVGTIVTFSLIRELGPVLTSVVVSGRAGAAVTAQIGTMAVTEQIDALYTLGTNPIRYLVIPRMFGFMLTMPILTLFSNLFGVLGGYLVAVYALGIAGEVYITDITSFMGVRDFMHGFIKTFVFAFMVATVCCYKGISTRGGAEGVGKSTTGAVVTTIVLILVLDYFLTAILTAFGI from the coding sequence ATGTTTACCGCCATCGGAACGTATATGACCCGTATGTTTGACCAAATCGGCGGAGCCGCCCAAATGGTGCGCTCCAGCCTGTTTTGGCTGACGCATTCGCGGTTTGAGTTTCGCCAGGCGGTAGACCAGAGCGTAACCATCGGGGTGGAATCCTTGGGCGTTACGGCGCTGACGAGCTTGTTTACCGGGATGGTGCTTGCGCTGCAGGCGGGCAATACCATTGGCAACATTTTTGGCGAACCGATTTTTGTGGGAACGATTGTAACCTTTTCGTTAATCCGCGAGCTGGGCCCCGTGCTGACCAGTGTGGTTGTGTCCGGCCGGGCGGGCGCCGCCGTAACGGCGCAGATTGGCACCATGGCCGTTACCGAGCAGATTGACGCCCTGTATACCTTAGGCACCAACCCCATCCGCTATTTGGTTATTCCGCGGATGTTCGGGTTTATGCTGACCATGCCTATTTTGACGCTTTTTTCCAATTTGTTCGGCGTGTTGGGCGGATATCTGGTGGCGGTGTATGCGCTGGGCATTGCCGGCGAAGTGTATATCACGGATATTACGTCGTTTATGGGCGTGCGGGATTTTATGCACGGGTTTATCAAAACGTTTGTGTTTGCGTTTATGGTGGCCACGGTGTGCTGCTACAAAGGCATCAGCACCCGCGGCGGGGCCGAGGGGGTGGGCAAGTCCACCACCGGCGCGGTGGTAACCACCATTGTGCTTATTTTGGTGCTGGATTATTTCTTAACCGCTATTCTGACGGCGTTTGGAATTTAA
- the alr gene encoding alanine racemase: MPILRPTVAEVDLKKLARNMHKVHAQAGAGVKVLTVLKANAYGHGAEKLGLFLQQNHLSDFFGTASVEEGIALRQAGVTLPILVLGSLYPFEVFEYAIKNHLAVTIASLDAAKAVSQIAAKLGQKAFCHVKQDTGMGRIGTRRGGVFNVIDFLAHDPHVVLDGLYTHLSSVETDPAYTEEQIGYYRDTLTNVQLHHIHINHCHVAASAAIVARPDVRYDMVRTGHSAFGLEKGFEPILSLKTRVVYVKDVPAGSSISYNRSFIAPRPMKVATLPLGYGDGYLRALSNKGEILIRGKRCRVLGNVTMDMLMVDITQAGPVTVGDEAVAVGRQGDEEVTFAELAQKAGTIDYELCTLLMPRVPRIYKE; the protein is encoded by the coding sequence ATGCCTATTTTACGCCCAACAGTGGCGGAAGTGGATTTAAAAAAGCTGGCCCGCAATATGCACAAAGTGCATGCCCAAGCGGGGGCCGGCGTGAAAGTGCTGACGGTTTTAAAAGCCAATGCCTATGGGCACGGGGCCGAAAAGCTGGGCCTTTTTCTACAGCAAAACCACCTGAGCGATTTTTTTGGAACCGCCTCGGTAGAGGAAGGCATTGCCCTGCGCCAGGCGGGCGTAACGCTGCCGATTTTGGTGCTGGGCAGTCTGTATCCGTTTGAAGTATTTGAATACGCTATTAAAAACCACTTGGCGGTTACCATTGCCAGTTTGGACGCGGCCAAAGCTGTTAGCCAAATTGCTGCCAAACTGGGTCAAAAAGCGTTCTGCCACGTGAAGCAAGACACGGGAATGGGCCGCATCGGCACCCGCCGCGGCGGCGTGTTTAACGTGATTGATTTCTTGGCGCACGACCCGCATGTGGTGCTGGACGGGCTGTATACCCACCTCTCCAGCGTAGAAACCGACCCGGCCTATACCGAGGAGCAAATCGGCTACTACCGCGACACGCTGACCAATGTCCAGCTGCACCATATTCATATTAATCATTGCCATGTGGCAGCGTCGGCCGCCATTGTGGCCCGGCCCGATGTGCGCTACGATATGGTGCGCACCGGCCACAGCGCTTTTGGGCTGGAAAAAGGCTTTGAGCCTATTTTGTCTTTAAAAACCCGGGTAGTGTATGTAAAAGACGTGCCGGCTGGCAGCAGCATCAGCTATAACCGCAGTTTTATTGCGCCGCGCCCGATGAAAGTGGCCACGCTCCCCTTAGGGTATGGGGACGGCTACCTGCGCGCCCTGTCCAATAAAGGCGAAATTTTAATCCGCGGCAAACGCTGCCGGGTGCTGGGAAACGTTACCATGGATATGCTGATGGTGGACATTACCCAAGCGGGCCCGGTAACCGTGGGCGATGAAGCCGTGGCCGTCGGCCGCCAGGGAGACGAAGAAGTTACCTTTGCCGAACTGGCCCAAAAAGCCGGAACCATTGATTACGAACTGTGCACGCTGTTAATGCCGCGCGTGCCGAGGATTTACAAAGAATAA
- the rpsR gene encoding 30S ribosomal protein S18 has translation MSEEIKNTQAPAAAPAAAPAARLERPARPFMGKKRFESRRKVCKVCAEKIDNVDYKNFQFVKSFTMESGKILSRRITGTCAKHQRQITKAIKRDRNLAILPYSLPKK, from the coding sequence ATGTCTGAAGAAATTAAAAACACCCAAGCCCCCGCCGCGGCCCCTGCCGCTGCTCCGGCCGCCCGCCTCGAAAGACCGGCGCGTCCGTTTATGGGCAAAAAGCGCTTTGAAAGCAGAAGAAAAGTCTGCAAAGTCTGCGCGGAAAAAATCGACAACGTCGATTACAAGAACTTTCAGTTCGTGAAGTCTTTCACCATGGAAAGCGGCAAAATCCTTTCCAGAAGAATCACCGGCACCTGCGCTAAACACCAGCGCCAAATCACCAAAGCGATCAAACGCGACCGCAACCTGGCGATTTTGCCGTACTCGTTGCCCAAGAAATAA
- the rpsF gene encoding 30S ribosomal protein S6 codes for MRTYESVIIVKPQLSDGEVGEFVTKAKDLITKNGGEVVSEEKLGRRKFTHEVNHVRDGFYLYLKFKAEPKFVKVFEDALKLNEKVLRSMTMNSVEVKVKPAPAVAK; via the coding sequence ATGAGAACTTACGAAAGCGTAATTATTGTTAAACCCCAACTCTCCGACGGAGAAGTGGGTGAATTCGTAACCAAAGCCAAAGACTTGATTACGAAAAACGGTGGAGAAGTCGTCAGCGAAGAAAAACTGGGCAGAAGAAAATTCACCCACGAAGTAAACCACGTTCGCGACGGTTTTTACCTCTACCTTAAGTTCAAAGCCGAACCCAAATTCGTAAAAGTATTTGAAGACGCCTTGAAACTTAACGAAAAAGTACTTCGCTCCATGACGATGAACTCGGTGGAAGTGAAAGTAAAACCGGCTCCTGCCGTTGCAAAATAA
- a CDS encoding type IV pilin protein → MAKIYQKSFSDGKNAGFTLIELLVVVLIIGILAAIAVPQYQRVVDKSRLTQVMTWAAPLIQAEKLYYMANGKYSPYMEELDTQVADCEFKSISYEAQGGRGRYTCNGDWTVDLNAWQKRIHIYLPDGGPVGSTVEFQFYLDQKKTLCGLRPVAGEMYVPVLAGPVRAEPALYSIGKFPIN, encoded by the coding sequence ATGGCAAAAATTTATCAAAAATCCTTCTCTGACGGTAAAAACGCCGGATTTACGCTTATAGAGCTCTTAGTAGTGGTATTAATTATCGGTATTTTGGCGGCCATTGCTGTACCGCAGTACCAGCGCGTGGTAGACAAGTCGCGCCTCACCCAAGTGATGACGTGGGCCGCCCCGCTTATCCAAGCCGAAAAACTGTATTATATGGCCAACGGCAAATACAGCCCGTATATGGAAGAATTGGACACACAAGTGGCCGATTGTGAGTTTAAAAGCATTTCTTATGAAGCGCAAGGCGGGCGCGGGCGCTATACGTGCAATGGAGACTGGACAGTAGATTTGAATGCTTGGCAAAAAAGGATTCACATTTATCTTCCGGATGGCGGGCCAGTAGGATCCACGGTGGAATTTCAATTCTATTTAGACCAGAAGAAAACCTTATGCGGGCTACGGCCGGTCGCTGGAGAGATGTATGTGCCAGTTTTGGCGGGGCCAGTACGGGCGGAACCAGCTCTATACAGTATTGGGAAATTCCCAATTAATTAA
- the gpmI gene encoding 2,3-bisphosphoglycerate-independent phosphoglycerate mutase yields the protein MNKVVLIIRDGWGDAKAGPHNAVTTAKTPNMDKYLAQYPHTQIEASGEQVGLPAGYMGSSEVGHLNMGAGRIVIQELKRLKDTIEDGSLFKSAAFSACIDNCLKNNKPLHVMGLVQDEGVHAHQDHLFAILKYAAEKGIKNVYVHFFSDGRDTPPQSAVGFIRTLEDKMKEYGVGQIATIQGRYYAMDRGEDWSLTDKAYNLIVRAEGLHGTTAEEVVLTDYKTMKTPDGGPMVDEYIPPTVLGDYKGMEAGSSVIFFNFRQDRAIQLTRAFIDDNYPGKNRGPRVPCVYCGLTKYYDAFPYNALPSMTDGGGMNNLLGEVISKAGLKQLRLAETQKFKHVTSFFNGKLIKPYPGEDRIEIKGRFDPATFAEHPEMEAYFVKDEALKQIATNKYDFIVINFANCDMVGHTGNFDSVVKAVEVVDECTGAVTEAALAAGYTVFITADHGNAEEMWDEKINMPKTAHTTNLVDFVYVSKDHKNAKMAATGNLGDIAVTVLDVMGLKKPADMTAKSLIVEK from the coding sequence ATGAATAAAGTGGTTTTAATTATTAGAGACGGCTGGGGGGATGCCAAGGCCGGCCCGCACAATGCGGTAACCACCGCTAAAACGCCGAATATGGATAAATACCTGGCGCAATATCCGCACACGCAGATTGAAGCGTCCGGCGAGCAAGTGGGGCTTCCGGCCGGGTATATGGGATCTTCCGAAGTAGGACACCTGAATATGGGTGCGGGAAGAATCGTCATCCAGGAACTCAAACGCTTAAAAGACACGATTGAAGACGGCTCCTTGTTTAAGTCCGCCGCGTTTTCGGCTTGCATTGACAACTGCCTCAAAAACAACAAACCGCTGCATGTGATGGGGCTGGTGCAGGATGAAGGCGTGCACGCCCACCAAGACCATCTGTTTGCCATTTTAAAATACGCCGCCGAGAAAGGCATTAAAAATGTGTATGTGCATTTCTTTTCGGACGGGCGCGACACGCCGCCGCAGAGCGCAGTGGGCTTTATCCGCACGCTGGAAGACAAAATGAAGGAATACGGCGTGGGCCAAATTGCCACGATTCAGGGCCGCTACTACGCCATGGACCGCGGCGAAGATTGGAGCCTGACCGATAAAGCGTATAATTTAATTGTCCGCGCCGAAGGCTTGCACGGTACCACCGCCGAAGAAGTGGTGCTGACCGATTACAAAACCATGAAAACGCCCGACGGCGGCCCGATGGTGGATGAATATATTCCGCCTACCGTGCTGGGCGATTATAAAGGGATGGAAGCGGGTTCCAGCGTGATTTTCTTCAACTTCCGCCAAGACCGCGCCATCCAGCTTACCCGTGCCTTTATCGATGATAACTACCCCGGCAAAAACCGCGGGCCGCGCGTGCCCTGCGTGTACTGCGGGCTGACCAAGTACTACGACGCGTTCCCTTACAACGCCCTTCCGTCTATGACAGACGGCGGCGGAATGAACAACCTGCTGGGCGAAGTGATTTCCAAGGCCGGCTTAAAACAGCTGCGCCTGGCGGAAACGCAAAAATTCAAACACGTTACGTCGTTCTTCAACGGAAAATTGATTAAACCGTACCCCGGGGAAGACCGCATTGAAATCAAAGGCCGCTTTGATCCGGCTACCTTTGCCGAACATCCGGAAATGGAAGCATACTTTGTTAAAGACGAAGCCCTCAAGCAAATCGCCACCAACAAGTATGATTTCATTGTCATCAACTTTGCCAACTGCGATATGGTGGGACACACGGGCAACTTTGATTCCGTGGTTAAAGCCGTAGAAGTGGTGGACGAATGCACCGGCGCCGTAACGGAAGCTGCGCTGGCGGCCGGATACACGGTGTTCATCACGGCCGACCATGGCAACGCCGAAGAAATGTGGGACGAAAAAATCAATATGCCCAAAACGGCGCACACGACCAACTTGGTGGATTTTGTGTACGTCAGCAAAGACCATAAAAACGCCAAAATGGCCGCCACGGGCAACTTGGGCGACATTGCGGTAACGGTGTTGGACGTGATGGGCCTTAAAAAGCCTGCCGATATGACGGCCAAAAGCCTGATTGTTGAAAAATAA
- a CDS encoding DUF167 domain-containing protein, with amino-acid sequence MESYLKVKVHAGEKKNRLEQKGPDSYEIWVKAPAEQGRANEAVRTLLAQHLGVAENKLSLIKGATSPAKIFLKR; translated from the coding sequence ATGGAAAGCTACCTCAAGGTAAAAGTGCACGCGGGCGAAAAGAAAAACCGCCTGGAGCAAAAAGGGCCCGATTCGTACGAAATCTGGGTCAAAGCGCCGGCCGAGCAAGGCCGCGCCAACGAAGCCGTGCGCACCCTTTTAGCGCAGCACTTGGGCGTGGCGGAAAATAAACTTTCCCTTATTAAAGGCGCCACGAGCCCGGCCAAAATTTTTTTAAAACGTTGA